A single window of Bradyrhizobium elkanii USDA 76 DNA harbors:
- a CDS encoding IS66 family transposase, with translation MALRPEDLPSDPAALAEMVLAFEGENDDLRAEIATLKSLIFGARSERAAIVCAEQIAFDLERTAGSQLPANDDKPDAPRPERRKAKRNIGALPAHLPRVERVIEPASTLCPCCTGQMHRIGEESSEALDRVPAWLRVLRTIRPKYACRSCEGPIVQAPAPARLVEGGMATTALIAHIAAAKYAWQSTLYRQTQILAGQGVVVDRQTLARWMGSAAWLVRGLYDLQLKTMHGFERLFCDETPMPVLDPGRGRTRICQFWAHATDDRAWKGPAAIEERIRGLDAGERRATRQAETKPLMEALRARLIAVKDGISRRSTLIKAIDYMLERWQGLTTFLDDGRLEPDTNTVERSIRPIAIGKKNSLFSGDEGGGETWAILASLLNTAKLNGLDPEAYLVDVLDRMVSGATKTNQLHELLAWNWKAAREAEKRAVA, from the coding sequence ATGGCGCTTCGCCCCGAAGATCTCCCCTCTGACCCTGCGGCTCTTGCCGAGATGGTGCTGGCTTTCGAAGGCGAGAACGATGATCTGCGCGCAGAGATCGCCACGTTGAAGAGCCTGATCTTCGGCGCACGATCGGAGCGCGCGGCGATCGTCTGCGCCGAACAGATCGCGTTTGATCTGGAACGGACCGCCGGCTCACAGCTCCCGGCCAATGACGACAAACCGGACGCGCCGCGGCCGGAGCGGCGCAAAGCGAAGCGCAACATCGGCGCGCTGCCGGCGCATCTGCCTCGGGTCGAGCGGGTGATCGAGCCGGCGTCCACGCTGTGCCCGTGCTGCACGGGTCAGATGCATCGGATCGGCGAGGAGAGCAGCGAAGCGCTCGATCGGGTTCCCGCGTGGCTGCGTGTGCTCCGCACGATCCGTCCAAAATACGCCTGCCGCTCCTGTGAGGGCCCGATTGTCCAGGCCCCGGCACCGGCGCGGCTCGTCGAGGGCGGCATGGCAACGACGGCGCTGATCGCGCATATCGCCGCGGCCAAATATGCCTGGCAATCGACGCTCTATCGCCAGACGCAGATCCTGGCGGGTCAGGGTGTCGTCGTCGACCGTCAGACGCTGGCGCGCTGGATGGGGAGCGCGGCGTGGCTGGTCAGGGGCCTCTACGATCTGCAACTGAAGACTATGCACGGCTTCGAGCGGCTGTTCTGCGACGAGACGCCGATGCCAGTGCTCGATCCGGGACGCGGCCGCACGAGGATCTGCCAGTTCTGGGCGCACGCGACGGACGATCGGGCGTGGAAGGGGCCGGCCGCGATCGAGGAGAGGATCCGCGGTCTCGATGCTGGGGAACGCCGCGCGACGCGACAGGCCGAGACGAAGCCGCTGATGGAGGCGTTGAGGGCCCGTCTGATCGCGGTGAAGGACGGGATCTCCCGCCGCTCGACGCTCATCAAGGCGATCGACTACATGCTCGAACGCTGGCAGGGCCTGACGACGTTCCTGGATGACGGGCGGCTCGAGCCGGACACCAACACGGTCGAACGATCGATCAGGCCAATTGCGATCGGAAAAAAGAACTCGTTGTTCAGTGGTGACGAAGGCGGGGGCGAGACCTGGGCGATACTCGCTTCGCTTCTTAACACAGCGAAATTGAATGGCCTCGACCCCGAGGCGTATCTCGTCGACGTTCTCGATCGCATGGTGAGCGGCGCCACGAAGACCAACCAGCTTCACGAACTTCTGGCCTGGAACTGGAAGGCCGCACGCGAAGCCGAAAAGCGGGCCGTGGCATGA
- a CDS encoding IS4 family transposase: MGFTGKTAGRTQCGILMHSSLAVTTDGLPLGLAAIKFWTRKKFKGTTALKRKINPTRVPIEQKESVRWLENLRQASDLLAAPGRCVHIGDRESDIYELFCLAEKIGTHFLVRTCVDRLAGDGNHTIADEMDEVTIKGLHRIKVKNDKGDPDEALLEIRFRKLRVLPPIGKQKKYPALTLTVIHAQERGTPKRRKKIEWKVLTDLPVQSRKDAIEKIEWYALRWKIEVFHKILKSGCKAEGSKL, translated from the coding sequence ATTGGCTTTACGGGCAAGACGGCGGGGCGCACGCAGTGCGGCATCCTGATGCATTCGAGCCTGGCCGTGACGACCGATGGACTTCCGCTCGGCCTGGCCGCAATCAAGTTCTGGACACGCAAGAAGTTCAAGGGGACGACGGCGCTGAAGCGCAAGATCAATCCGACACGGGTTCCGATCGAACAGAAGGAGAGTGTCCGTTGGCTGGAAAATCTGCGGCAAGCGTCCGACCTTCTCGCTGCACCCGGACGATGCGTTCATATCGGCGATCGCGAGAGCGACATTTATGAGCTGTTCTGTCTGGCCGAGAAGATTGGAACGCATTTCCTGGTGCGAACCTGCGTTGATCGGCTTGCCGGGGACGGCAATCATACAATTGCCGATGAAATGGACGAGGTTACGATCAAGGGCCTACACCGGATCAAGGTCAAGAACGACAAAGGCGATCCGGATGAAGCACTTCTCGAAATTCGTTTCCGCAAGCTCCGAGTTCTGCCGCCGATCGGCAAGCAGAAGAAATATCCCGCACTCACTCTGACCGTGATCCATGCTCAAGAGCGGGGAACGCCGAAGCGGCGAAAGAAAATCGAGTGGAAGGTTCTCACCGATCTCCCGGTCCAATCGCGAAAGGACGCCATCGAGAAGATCGAATGGTACGCGCTGCGGTGGAAGATCGAAGTCTTCCATAAGATCCTCAAATCGGGCTGCAAGGCGGAGGGTTCGAAATTGTGA
- a CDS encoding TauD/TfdA dioxygenase family protein, with the protein MSERALIDSVISPADIVKRSGRIGAEILNIKLSGDLPEQTIAAINGLMLEYKVIFFREQAHLDDVEQERFACRFGKALPPTPTVSTLKGTISMIEIDAVRGLRADCWHIDMAYMEAYPKILVLRGVVIPPTGGDTVWANTTTAYLDLPPPLQRLADDLWVVHSNAFDPAIFPRPTEADKKHYEKVLKARLETEHPLVRVHPETGERALVLGMYAKRFVDVPKYDGQRLFDLFESHIIAPENTLRWNWRQDDVVIWDNRATMHYAAKDYGDQPRLVRRAAIDGEVPIGVNGRRSVARVKQQSGNVV; encoded by the coding sequence ATGAGTGAGCGGGCTTTGATCGATAGCGTCATTTCACCTGCCGATATCGTCAAACGCTCGGGGCGTATAGGCGCTGAAATACTGAATATCAAGCTGTCGGGCGATTTGCCGGAGCAGACCATCGCTGCGATCAACGGTCTGATGCTTGAATACAAGGTCATCTTCTTCCGCGAGCAGGCTCATCTGGACGACGTCGAACAGGAACGCTTCGCGTGTCGCTTTGGGAAAGCTCTCCCACCGACTCCAACGGTGAGTACTCTCAAGGGAACGATTTCGATGATCGAGATTGATGCGGTGCGCGGTCTCCGAGCTGACTGTTGGCACATCGATATGGCCTACATGGAGGCCTATCCCAAGATTTTAGTGCTCCGAGGCGTTGTAATTCCACCAACCGGCGGCGACACGGTATGGGCAAACACCACGACCGCATATCTCGATTTGCCGCCGCCGCTGCAGCGGCTTGCCGATGACCTCTGGGTTGTTCACAGCAACGCGTTCGATCCCGCTATATTTCCTCGGCCAACCGAAGCTGACAAGAAGCATTATGAAAAGGTCCTTAAAGCGAGGCTCGAGACCGAGCATCCGCTCGTACGTGTTCACCCCGAGACCGGCGAGCGTGCGCTAGTACTCGGCATGTATGCGAAACGCTTTGTTGACGTGCCGAAATATGACGGCCAGAGGCTGTTCGATTTATTCGAGTCTCACATCATCGCGCCCGAAAACACACTGCGCTGGAATTGGAGGCAGGATGACGTTGTGATCTGGGACAACCGAGCCACCATGCATTATGCGGCCAAGGATTACGGAGACCAGCCTCGCCTTGTCCGTCGCGCGGCCATAGACGGTGAGGTGCCCATCGGCGTTAACGGCCGGCGCAGTGTAGCGCGCGTCAAGCAGCAGTCAGGGAATGTCGTCTAG
- the tnpA gene encoding IS66-like element accessory protein TnpA: MHQDRHQDGHDAASYQRIEVITGERRRRSWSDAEKARIVAESADPETSISEVARRNGVNRGLLSVWRRQARLASSEAPQFVQVRLEAAVEAQPNAIDKAHVLTDPAERIEVMIAGATVRVPVGVDAATLERVLAAVRSTR; this comes from the coding sequence ATGCATCAAGACAGACATCAAGACGGGCATGATGCCGCCTCCTATCAGCGGATCGAGGTGATCACAGGGGAGAGGCGACGGCGCAGTTGGAGCGATGCGGAGAAGGCGCGGATCGTGGCCGAGAGTGCCGATCCGGAGACGAGCATTTCCGAGGTGGCTCGACGCAACGGGGTGAACCGGGGACTGCTCAGTGTGTGGCGGCGCCAGGCGCGGCTCGCGTCGAGCGAAGCGCCGCAGTTCGTGCAAGTCAGGCTCGAGGCCGCCGTCGAGGCGCAGCCGAACGCGATCGATAAGGCGCATGTTCTGACGGATCCGGCCGAGCGGATCGAGGTGATGATCGCGGGCGCGACGGTGCGCGTGCCCGTCGGCGTCGACGCCGCGACGCTGGAGCGCGTGCTGGCGGCGGTGAGATCGACGCGATGA
- a CDS encoding IS110 family transposase, with protein sequence MLRNKPQPAAVFGIDIGKNVFHVVATDAGGRVIQKVKLRRDTLLQFFDAAQRTAVAMEACPGSQWLARKLQQLGHVVRVIPAQFVKPYVKSNKNDIIDAEAIAEAATRPAMRFVEIKLEAQVDIQALHRIRDQKVALRTQLVCQMRAFCLEYGIAIHQGIGKFKADFPRVLTDEGNDLTPMMRRTLRRLFEDFGHVEHRIAEITREIEALAASDERARRLMTVPGIGPLVATAFVASAGNASQFRRAKDLAAWLGLVPREHSTGGKTTLLGISKRGNHYLRRLLIHGARSCVMHLNRTSDRLGSWLTGLEKRMHANKVTVALAAKIARVAGVILTRPGSTYERRLPAFP encoded by the coding sequence ATGTTGCGCAACAAGCCTCAGCCCGCCGCTGTGTTCGGCATCGATATCGGAAAGAATGTTTTCCATGTCGTAGCAACCGACGCAGGCGGTAGAGTCATTCAAAAAGTAAAGCTCCGCCGCGACACACTTTTGCAGTTCTTCGATGCCGCGCAGCGTACGGCCGTCGCGATGGAGGCTTGCCCAGGCTCCCAATGGCTGGCACGCAAGTTACAACAGCTCGGGCACGTGGTCCGAGTGATTCCTGCGCAGTTCGTGAAGCCCTACGTGAAGTCCAACAAGAACGATATCATCGATGCGGAAGCGATCGCCGAGGCCGCCACCCGACCCGCGATGCGCTTTGTTGAGATCAAATTGGAAGCCCAGGTCGATATCCAGGCGCTGCACCGCATCCGAGATCAGAAGGTTGCCCTGCGAACTCAGCTCGTCTGCCAAATGCGGGCGTTTTGCCTCGAATACGGGATCGCAATCCATCAGGGCATCGGCAAATTCAAAGCCGACTTCCCTCGCGTATTGACCGACGAGGGCAATGATCTGACGCCGATGATGAGGCGCACGCTTCGTCGGCTGTTCGAGGACTTCGGGCACGTCGAGCACCGCATCGCCGAGATCACACGTGAAATCGAGGCTTTGGCGGCGAGTGACGAACGAGCGCGGCGGCTCATGACTGTTCCCGGGATAGGCCCACTGGTGGCGACGGCATTCGTCGCGAGCGCCGGCAATGCTAGTCAGTTCCGAAGGGCCAAAGACCTCGCCGCGTGGCTTGGGTTGGTCCCTCGCGAACACTCAACGGGTGGTAAGACGACCCTCCTTGGGATCAGCAAAAGAGGCAATCATTACCTCAGACGGCTGCTGATTCACGGCGCAAGGTCATGCGTCATGCATCTGAACCGTACTTCCGATCGCCTGGGTTCGTGGTTGACCGGCCTCGAGAAGCGCATGCATGCCAACAAAGTCACTGTGGCCCTGGCCGCAAAGATTGCGCGGGTGGCCGGGGTCATCCTCACGCGGCCCGGCTCGACCTACGAGCGGCGGCTTCCCGCATTCCCGTAG
- the tnpA gene encoding IS66-like element accessory protein TnpA → MTISRAEVITSVERRRRWSQDEKERLVAASLEPGANVSEVARVAGLHVSQLFRWRKEICKHGAASIAPFVPVEIGPSVPPREAAEVPLAPARRRKSHGIIEIDLGSGHRIRVDGDVDGDALRRVLDALVRR, encoded by the coding sequence ATGACGATTTCGAGGGCGGAGGTAATCACATCGGTCGAGCGGCGGCGCCGATGGTCACAGGATGAGAAGGAGCGGCTTGTTGCAGCATCGCTCGAACCCGGCGCCAATGTTTCCGAGGTGGCTCGCGTAGCCGGGCTTCATGTGAGCCAACTGTTCAGGTGGCGTAAGGAGATTTGCAAGCATGGTGCAGCGAGCATTGCGCCGTTCGTGCCGGTCGAGATTGGGCCGTCTGTGCCGCCGCGGGAGGCGGCCGAAGTGCCGTTGGCGCCGGCGCGTCGGCGGAAGAGCCATGGCATCATCGAGATTGATCTGGGTAGCGGGCACCGCATCCGGGTCGATGGCGACGTTGATGGAGATGCGCTACGTCGCGTTCTCGATGCTTTGGTCCGCCGATGA
- a CDS encoding UPF0149 family protein, with the protein MTKPKQGRGTRKARKTTMADYAMSFERLGQWISKRARSPTLRHPRATSLSMLDGAVAAVVAGPVSMASEEWVCPLLGVDPDAFNHDTEEFSAIAATLMRHNAISETLSTRPESFEPLFVRSPDGEVDPQPWCMGFYAVMKLRLLVWSRLLPPNGTEHLMLRPILVHCIDDAGRPLLPPARRTLGTQPIIQNAWRNIPATVEALRQFWMPIRFKRGA; encoded by the coding sequence ATGACGAAGCCGAAGCAAGGGCGGGGAACGCGAAAAGCACGCAAGACGACGATGGCGGACTATGCCATGTCGTTCGAACGGCTCGGGCAATGGATCAGCAAGCGCGCCAGGTCGCCGACGCTTCGGCATCCGCGGGCGACGTCGCTCTCCATGCTCGATGGCGCGGTGGCCGCGGTCGTCGCCGGGCCGGTCTCGATGGCGTCCGAGGAATGGGTGTGCCCGCTCCTCGGCGTAGATCCCGACGCCTTCAATCACGACACCGAGGAGTTCTCGGCAATCGCCGCCACGCTGATGCGCCACAACGCTATCAGCGAGACGCTGTCGACGAGACCGGAGAGCTTCGAGCCGCTGTTCGTGCGATCACCGGACGGCGAAGTCGACCCGCAGCCCTGGTGCATGGGCTTCTACGCCGTCATGAAGCTTCGGCTTCTCGTCTGGTCGCGGCTTCTCCCCCCGAATGGAACCGAACACCTTATGCTGCGGCCGATCTTGGTCCATTGCATCGACGACGCCGGTCGACCCTTGCTACCCCCGGCCCGGCGCACGCTGGGAACGCAGCCCATCATCCAAAACGCCTGGCGCAACATTCCAGCAACCGTCGAGGCCCTCCGGCAGTTCTGGATGCCTATACGCTTCAAGCGCGGTGCGTAG
- a CDS encoding IS630-like element ISRj1 family transposase, whose amino-acid sequence MIPEAREVHLSRKDRKVLEACCRSPVTLQRDLKRARIVLLAADGRSTRSIAKEVGVQPRIVSLWRHRYADHGLEGLQDKPRPGKQPIYTKTTDKRILKLLDKPPPQGFARWTGPLLAEALGDVDVQYVWRFLRSHKIDLVARKSWCESNDPNFTAKAADVVGLYVAPPAKAIVLCVDEKPSIQALERAQGYLKLPNGRALTGQSHDYKRHGTTTLFAALEVATGKIIATHSKRRRRVEFLDFMNSVTAAFPNRKLHVILDNLNTHKKNEDWLKAHPNVQFHFTPTSASWLNQVEVWFSILQGQSLSGTSFTSLKQLQEHIDAYVNAYNDRAEPFVWTKKKVRQRRFKGRRITQL is encoded by the coding sequence ATGATACCCGAAGCAAGAGAAGTCCACCTTTCGAGGAAAGATCGCAAGGTGCTTGAGGCGTGCTGTCGCTCACCGGTGACGTTGCAGCGCGATTTGAAGCGGGCGCGGATAGTTCTGTTGGCGGCGGATGGGCGCAGCACCCGGTCGATCGCCAAGGAAGTTGGGGTCCAGCCGCGGATTGTCAGCCTTTGGCGGCATCGCTATGCCGACCATGGCCTTGAAGGGCTGCAAGACAAGCCGCGGCCTGGCAAGCAGCCGATCTATACGAAGACGACCGACAAGCGGATTCTGAAGCTGCTGGATAAGCCGCCACCGCAAGGGTTTGCGCGCTGGACCGGCCCCCTGCTGGCCGAGGCGCTGGGCGATGTCGATGTCCAATATGTCTGGCGGTTCCTGCGCAGCCACAAGATTGACCTGGTGGCTCGCAAGTCCTGGTGCGAGAGCAACGACCCGAACTTTACGGCCAAAGCCGCCGATGTTGTCGGCCTCTATGTCGCGCCGCCGGCGAAGGCCATTGTGCTGTGCGTGGACGAGAAGCCCTCGATCCAGGCTTTGGAGCGAGCGCAGGGTTATCTGAAGTTGCCCAATGGCCGCGCCTTGACCGGCCAAAGCCACGATTACAAGCGGCATGGCACCACAACATTGTTTGCGGCGCTCGAAGTCGCCACCGGAAAGATCATCGCGACCCATTCAAAACGCCGGCGCCGCGTCGAGTTTCTCGATTTCATGAACAGCGTCACCGCGGCTTTTCCGAACCGCAAGCTTCACGTCATCCTCGACAACCTCAACACCCATAAAAAGAACGAGGACTGGCTCAAGGCCCACCCCAACGTGCAATTTCATTTCACGCCGACAAGTGCGTCATGGCTCAATCAGGTCGAAGTATGGTTTTCCATCTTGCAGGGGCAGTCGCTCAGCGGCACCTCCTTCACGAGCCTCAAGCAGCTTCAGGAACACATCGATGCCTACGTCAACGCATACAACGACAGAGCCGAGCCCTTCGTCTGGACCAAGAAAAAGGTCCGTCAACGCCGTTTCAAAGGCCGCCGTATCACTCAGCTCTGA
- the tnpB gene encoding IS66 family insertion sequence element accessory protein TnpB (TnpB, as the term is used for proteins encoded by IS66 family insertion elements, is considered an accessory protein, since TnpC, encoded by a neighboring gene, is a DDE family transposase.): MISFGPMVRVFVATQPIDFRKGVHGLVALVAEGLGGKPYSGDVYVFRSKRSDRLKLLVFDGSGMVLATKWLENGGFAWPPVREGTMPVTGAQLAMLIEGLAEWSRVVPKVTKRPTKVA; this comes from the coding sequence ATGATCTCTTTCGGTCCAATGGTCCGTGTGTTCGTCGCGACGCAGCCGATTGACTTTCGTAAAGGCGTTCATGGCCTTGTCGCGCTGGTAGCGGAGGGATTAGGCGGCAAGCCCTACAGCGGTGACGTTTATGTCTTCCGATCGAAGCGATCGGATCGTTTGAAGCTACTGGTTTTTGACGGCTCGGGAATGGTTCTAGCGACGAAGTGGCTGGAGAATGGGGGCTTTGCCTGGCCACCTGTTCGCGAGGGTACGATGCCGGTGACGGGGGCGCAACTGGCGATGCTGATTGAAGGTCTTGCGGAGTGGTCGCGTGTGGTCCCGAAGGTGACGAAGCGGCCGACGAAGGTTGCCTGA